From a region of the Coprococcus comes ATCC 27758 genome:
- a CDS encoding alpha/beta-type small acid-soluble spore protein encodes MASRSSNRAAVPEAKGALDKFKYEVASELGVPLSDGYNGDLTSRQNGSVGGYMVKKMIEEQEKQMSGR; translated from the coding sequence ATGGCAAGTCGTTCATCAAACAGAGCAGCCGTGCCAGAAGCAAAAGGTGCACTGGACAAATTTAAATACGAGGTTGCAAGCGAACTGGGAGTACCGTTATCAGACGGGTACAACGGAGACTTAACTTCAAGACAGAACGGATCTGTCGGAGGTTATATGGTCAAGAAAATGATCGAAGAACAGGAAAAACAGATGTCCGGTCGATAG